In Mustela lutreola isolate mMusLut2 chromosome 1, mMusLut2.pri, whole genome shotgun sequence, one genomic interval encodes:
- the RIN1 gene encoding ras and Rab interactor 1 isoform X1 produces MESPGEPGAGPLGAPSLSNFAPGRPEREKPVEDPPYDVPGAGGRPAGRPQRPGRSVSLRERLLLTRPVWLQLRANAAAALHVLRTEPPGTFLVRKSNTRGCQALCVRLPEASGPSFVSSHYIQESPEGVSLEGSELMFPDLVQLICAYCHSRDILLLPLQLPRAICQAATHKELEAISHLGIEFWSSSLNTKAQPGPSEGQLLPRLKPRSPQELDQGTGAALCFFNPLFPGDLGPTKREKFKRSFKVRVSTETSSPLSPPAVPPPPVPVLPGAAPSQTESFPPHQLLQRESSVGYRVPGGPRPSLPPLPSLQEVDCGSPSSSEEEGAPGSQGSPATSPGLGRRRPLLRSMSAAFCSLLAPERQVGRAAAALVQDRHTAVGQLVQDLLTQVRAGPAPRELQGVREALTRARAMLSAELGPEKLLPPERLEHALEKSLHRSVLKPLRPILAARLRRRLSANGSLGRLAEGLRLARAQGSGAFGAHVSLPSPAEVEQVRHKLLQLLRAYSPSAQVKRLLQACKLLYTALRTEAGEAAGADEFLPLLSLVLAQCDLPELLLEAEYMSELLEPTLLTGEGGYYLTSLSASLALLSGLDQAHTAPLSPSQELQRSLSLWEQRRLPATHSLQCLLRVAHQDPSSGCTSKTLAVPPGASIATLNQLCATKFRVTQPDTFGLFLYKEQGYHRLPPGALAHRLPATSYLVYRRAERPETQGASPGATPEFGSGEPEAGGRELEKGGQGDGDIGVEAGPRDSQGESDTSAERAKAGMGQARGAPAQPGGPEAAGSQAAEE; encoded by the exons ATGGAAAGCCCCGGGGAGCCAGGAGCTGGGCCTCTCGGAGCCCCCAGCCTGTCCAATTTCGCACCTGGGCGCCCGGAGAGAGAAAA GCCCGTGGAGGACCCCCCCTACGACGTGCCTGGAGCCGGCGGGCGGCCGGCGGGCAGGCCCCAGCGGCCGGGGCGCAGCGTGAGCCTGCGGGAGCGCCTGCTGCTCACGCGGCCGGTGTGGCTGCAGCTGCGGGCCAACGCCGCGGCCGCGCTGCACGTGCTGAGGACTGAGCCCCCCGGG ACGTTTCTGGTGCGGAAATCCAACACTCGCGGGTGCCAAGCCCTGTGCGTGCGGCTGCCCGAAGCCAGTGGCCCCTCCTTTGTCTCCAGCCACTACATCCAGGAGAGCCCTGAGG GCGTCTCCTTGGAGGGCTCAGAGCTCATGTTCCCAGACCTGGTCCAGCTCATCTGCGCCTACTGCCACAGCCG GGACATCCTCCTTCTCCCGCTCCAGCTCCCCAGAGCCATCTGCCAGGCAGCCACCCACAAGGAACTGGAAGCCATCTCCCATCTGGGCATTG AGTTCTGGAGCTCCTCCCTCAACACCAAGGCCCAGCCGGGCCCATCTGAAGGCCAGCTGCTGCCCCGGCTGAAGCCCCGGTCCCCACAAGAGCTGGACCAGGGCACGGGAGCCGCCCTGTGCTTCTTCAATCCCCTGTTCCCAGGGGACCTGGGCCCCACCAAGCGGGAAAAATTCAAGAGGAGCTTCAAAGTGCGTGTGTCCACTGAGACCTCCAGCCCTCTGTCACCACCTGCTGTGCCACCTCCCCCGGTCCCCGTGCTGCCAGGTGCAGCCCCCAGCCAGACAGAAAGCTTCCCCCCTCACCAGCTTCTGCAAAGGGAGAGCTCAGTGGGGTACCGTGTGCCAGGGggccccaggcccagcctcccacctctgccctccctccaggaGGTAGACTGCGGCTCTCCCAGCAGTTCAGAAGAGGAGGGGGCGCCGGGGTCCCAGGGAAGCCCAGCGACCTCCCCTGGCCTGGGCCGCCGGCGGCCCCTGCTTCGGTCCATGAGCGCGGCCTTCTGCTCCCTCCTGGCGCCCGAGCGGCAGGTGGGCCGGGCCGCCGCGGCCCTGGTGCAGGACCGACACACGGCTGTGGGCCAGCTGGTACAGGACCTACTGACCCAGGTGCGGGCTGGCCCTGCACCCCGGGAGCTGCAGGGCGTCCGAGAGGCACTAACCCGGGCACGGgccatgctgagcgcagagctggGCCCTGAGAAGCTGCTGCCTCCTGAGAGACTGG AACATGCCTTGGAGAAGTCGCTGCATCGCTCCGTGCTCAAGCCTCTCCGGCCCATCCTGGCGGCCCGCCTGCGGCGCCGGCTCTCCGCCAATGGCTCCCTGGGCCGCCTGGCCGAAGGCCTGCGCCTGGCCCGGGCCCAGGGCTCTGGAGCCTTTGGGGCCCACGTGAGCCTGCCCTCCCCGGCTGAGGTGGAACAGGTTCGCCACAAGCTGCTGCAGCTGCTCCGGGCCTACTCGCCCAGCGCCCAGGTCAAGCGGCTCCTGCAGGCCTGCAAGCTGCTCTACACAGCGCTGAGGACCGAAGCGG GGGAGGCCGCGGGGGCAGATGAGTTCCTCCCGCTGCTGAGCCTTGTCCTGGCCCAGTGCGACCTTCCCGAGCTGCTGCTGGAAGCTGAGTACATGTCGGAGCTGCTGGAGCCCACCCTGCTCACcggagagg GCGGTTACTACCTGACCAGCCTCTCCGCCAGCCTGGCCCTGCTGAGTGGCCTGGACCAGGCCCACACCGCGCCCTtgagcccctcacaggagctgcaGCGCTCCCTCAGCCTCTGGGAGCAGCGCCGCCTGCCGGCCACCCACAGCCTCCAG TGCCTCCTCCGAGTAGCCCACCAGGACCCCAGCAGTGGCTGCACCTCCAAGACCCTGGCTGTGCCTCCAGGGGCCTCGATTGCCACCCTGAACCAGCTCTGTGCCACCAAGTTCCGAGTGACCCAGCCCGACACGTTTGGCCTGTTCCTGTACAAGGAGCAGGGCTACCACCGCCTGCCCCCCGGAGCCCTGGCCCACAGGCTCCCCGCCACCAGTTACCTTGTCTACCGCAGGGCAGAGCGGCCTGAGACCCAGGGGGCCTCGCCTGGGGCTACACCGGAGTTTGGCAGCGGGGAGCCAGAGGCGGGAGGCAGGGAGTTGGAGAAAgggggccagggagatggggACATCGGGGTCGAAGCTGGTCCTAGGGATAGCCAGGGAGAGTCTGACACCAGTGCTGAGAGGGCCAAggcagggatgggccaggccagGGGGGCCCCTGCTCAGCCGGGGGGGCCAGAGGCTGCGGGAAGCCAGGCAGCAGAGGAGTAG
- the RIN1 gene encoding ras and Rab interactor 1 isoform X2, translating to MESPGEPGAGPLGAPSLSNFAPGRPEREKPVEDPPYDVPGAGGRPAGRPQRPGRSVSLRERLLLTRPVWLQLRANAAAALHVLRTEPPGTFLVRKSNTRGCQALCVRLPEASGPSFVSSHYIQESPEGVSLEGSELMFPDLVQLICAYCHSRDILLLPLQLPRAICQAATHKELEAISHLGIEFWSSSLNTKAQPGPSEGQLLPRLKPRSPQELDQGTGAALCFFNPLFPGDLGPTKREKFKRSFKVRVSTETSSPLSPPAVPPPPVPVLPGAAPSQTESFPPHQLLQRESSVGYRVPGGPRPSLPPLPSLQEVDCGSPSSSEEEGAPGSQGSPATSPGLGRRRPLLRSMSAAFCSLLAPERQVGRAAAALVQDRHTAVGQLVQDLLTQVRAGPAPRELQGVREALTRARAMLSAELGPEKLLPPERLEHALEKSLHRSVLKPLRPILAARLRRRLSANGSLGRLAEGLRLARAQGSGAFGAHVSLPSPAEVEQVRHKLLQLLRAYSPSAQVKRLLQACKLLYTALRTEAGEAAGADEFLPLLSLVLAQCDLPELLLEAEYMSELLEPTLLTGEGGYYLTSLSASLALLSGLDQAHTAPLSPSQELQRSLSLWEQRRLPATHSLQAWGTLHSRCVPGYPHL from the exons ATGGAAAGCCCCGGGGAGCCAGGAGCTGGGCCTCTCGGAGCCCCCAGCCTGTCCAATTTCGCACCTGGGCGCCCGGAGAGAGAAAA GCCCGTGGAGGACCCCCCCTACGACGTGCCTGGAGCCGGCGGGCGGCCGGCGGGCAGGCCCCAGCGGCCGGGGCGCAGCGTGAGCCTGCGGGAGCGCCTGCTGCTCACGCGGCCGGTGTGGCTGCAGCTGCGGGCCAACGCCGCGGCCGCGCTGCACGTGCTGAGGACTGAGCCCCCCGGG ACGTTTCTGGTGCGGAAATCCAACACTCGCGGGTGCCAAGCCCTGTGCGTGCGGCTGCCCGAAGCCAGTGGCCCCTCCTTTGTCTCCAGCCACTACATCCAGGAGAGCCCTGAGG GCGTCTCCTTGGAGGGCTCAGAGCTCATGTTCCCAGACCTGGTCCAGCTCATCTGCGCCTACTGCCACAGCCG GGACATCCTCCTTCTCCCGCTCCAGCTCCCCAGAGCCATCTGCCAGGCAGCCACCCACAAGGAACTGGAAGCCATCTCCCATCTGGGCATTG AGTTCTGGAGCTCCTCCCTCAACACCAAGGCCCAGCCGGGCCCATCTGAAGGCCAGCTGCTGCCCCGGCTGAAGCCCCGGTCCCCACAAGAGCTGGACCAGGGCACGGGAGCCGCCCTGTGCTTCTTCAATCCCCTGTTCCCAGGGGACCTGGGCCCCACCAAGCGGGAAAAATTCAAGAGGAGCTTCAAAGTGCGTGTGTCCACTGAGACCTCCAGCCCTCTGTCACCACCTGCTGTGCCACCTCCCCCGGTCCCCGTGCTGCCAGGTGCAGCCCCCAGCCAGACAGAAAGCTTCCCCCCTCACCAGCTTCTGCAAAGGGAGAGCTCAGTGGGGTACCGTGTGCCAGGGggccccaggcccagcctcccacctctgccctccctccaggaGGTAGACTGCGGCTCTCCCAGCAGTTCAGAAGAGGAGGGGGCGCCGGGGTCCCAGGGAAGCCCAGCGACCTCCCCTGGCCTGGGCCGCCGGCGGCCCCTGCTTCGGTCCATGAGCGCGGCCTTCTGCTCCCTCCTGGCGCCCGAGCGGCAGGTGGGCCGGGCCGCCGCGGCCCTGGTGCAGGACCGACACACGGCTGTGGGCCAGCTGGTACAGGACCTACTGACCCAGGTGCGGGCTGGCCCTGCACCCCGGGAGCTGCAGGGCGTCCGAGAGGCACTAACCCGGGCACGGgccatgctgagcgcagagctggGCCCTGAGAAGCTGCTGCCTCCTGAGAGACTGG AACATGCCTTGGAGAAGTCGCTGCATCGCTCCGTGCTCAAGCCTCTCCGGCCCATCCTGGCGGCCCGCCTGCGGCGCCGGCTCTCCGCCAATGGCTCCCTGGGCCGCCTGGCCGAAGGCCTGCGCCTGGCCCGGGCCCAGGGCTCTGGAGCCTTTGGGGCCCACGTGAGCCTGCCCTCCCCGGCTGAGGTGGAACAGGTTCGCCACAAGCTGCTGCAGCTGCTCCGGGCCTACTCGCCCAGCGCCCAGGTCAAGCGGCTCCTGCAGGCCTGCAAGCTGCTCTACACAGCGCTGAGGACCGAAGCGG GGGAGGCCGCGGGGGCAGATGAGTTCCTCCCGCTGCTGAGCCTTGTCCTGGCCCAGTGCGACCTTCCCGAGCTGCTGCTGGAAGCTGAGTACATGTCGGAGCTGCTGGAGCCCACCCTGCTCACcggagagg GCGGTTACTACCTGACCAGCCTCTCCGCCAGCCTGGCCCTGCTGAGTGGCCTGGACCAGGCCCACACCGCGCCCTtgagcccctcacaggagctgcaGCGCTCCCTCAGCCTCTGGGAGCAGCGCCGCCTGCCGGCCACCCACAGCCTCCAG GCGTGGGGCACCTTACATAGCCGCTGTGTGCCTGGCTATCCTCACCTATAA